One region of Sulfuriroseicoccus oceanibius genomic DNA includes:
- a CDS encoding IS110 family transposase, translated as MNTQNKHYIGVDVSKDKLDFYHPKTKRSWTVPNTPSKVKSELLKLSKQQDEIHIICEPTGGYEKCLLAQALELNIPISLVNPKRARAFAEAMGISAKTDAMDATVLSRFGESITPASRVKPTALQEKMSAIARIKDRFTRQAAAQKTALQKVTDSFVKKELKTQIQSLERAIARCQKQLDTLIAKDAVLREKKRKIESIKGLGLAASTVFLSEMPELGAITDNQASALVGVAPFNKDTGTHSGKRHVRGGRHLLRRSLYMPALCATNHNPILKEFYGRLIAKGKPHHVAITAVIRKLVRLVNRLLSDPNFEPIKQN; from the coding sequence ATGAACACTCAGAACAAACACTATATCGGCGTCGATGTCAGCAAAGATAAACTCGACTTTTATCACCCCAAAACAAAGCGCTCCTGGACCGTTCCCAACACTCCATCAAAGGTAAAATCGGAGCTCCTCAAGCTATCCAAACAACAGGACGAAATCCACATCATCTGTGAGCCTACCGGTGGCTATGAAAAGTGCCTCCTCGCTCAAGCATTGGAGCTAAACATTCCCATCAGCCTGGTTAATCCAAAGCGAGCACGAGCATTTGCCGAGGCCATGGGAATCTCAGCGAAAACTGACGCGATGGATGCCACGGTCTTGTCTCGCTTCGGAGAGTCGATCACCCCGGCATCCCGCGTAAAACCTACAGCTCTGCAGGAGAAGATGTCAGCGATCGCCAGGATTAAGGATCGTTTCACCCGCCAAGCTGCAGCTCAGAAAACGGCCCTTCAAAAGGTCACCGACAGCTTTGTGAAGAAGGAGCTCAAGACCCAAATCCAAAGCCTTGAGCGAGCGATTGCTCGTTGCCAAAAGCAACTCGACACACTCATTGCGAAAGACGCCGTGCTGCGTGAGAAGAAGCGCAAAATCGAGTCGATCAAAGGACTTGGTCTGGCTGCATCCACGGTCTTCTTGTCTGAAATGCCAGAACTGGGCGCAATCACCGACAACCAGGCTTCGGCTTTAGTTGGAGTTGCGCCATTCAACAAAGACACCGGCACTCATAGCGGCAAGAGGCACGTCCGCGGAGGAAGGCATTTACTCCGGCGCAGCCTCTACATGCCTGCTCTATGCGCCACGAACCACAACCCGATTTTGAAGGAATTTTATGGCCGTCTGATCGCCAAAGGAAAACCTCATCATGTCGCCATCACCGCCGTGATCCGAAAGCTTGTCAGACTCGTAAACCGCCTTCTTTCCGACCCCAATTTCGAGCCGATAAAACAAAATTAG
- a CDS encoding DUF3147 family protein codes for MLVAVKILTSAVLIYIVNEIVVKHSKPLVGSLIASLPLVSLLTFFWIYFDLRAKPDEAIEKLASHSVGVFWFVIPSLPAFLLIPYLLKKGIGFWPSMVAGCVLTVTLYYVMSRILARFGMVM; via the coding sequence ATGTTGGTAGCTGTTAAAATTCTGACGTCGGCGGTGTTGATCTACATCGTGAACGAGATTGTGGTGAAGCACAGCAAGCCGTTGGTAGGCAGTTTGATTGCCTCGTTGCCGCTGGTGTCGTTGCTGACGTTTTTCTGGATCTACTTCGACCTGCGGGCAAAACCTGACGAGGCGATTGAAAAGCTCGCCAGCCACTCGGTTGGGGTCTTTTGGTTTGTGATCCCGTCCCTGCCTGCGTTTTTGCTGATCCCGTATCTGCTGAAAAAGGGGATTGGCTTCTGGCCGTCGATGGTGGCGGGATGCGTGCTGACGGTGACTTTGTACTACGTCATGAGCCGCATCCTCGCGCGCTTCGGGATGGTGATGTGA
- the queA gene encoding tRNA preQ1(34) S-adenosylmethionine ribosyltransferase-isomerase QueA, with protein sequence MRTDDFDYELPEELIASRPPERREESRMLVVNRAKGTIEHRRFAEFPSFIRQDDLCVFNNTQVVPARFFSNDGKIELVWLEDVAENTWRCMVRPGKKMKVGRTVEIGDAVGTVIEVRDNGDRIVRFDREVDLNRGELALPHYMGRDSDSIDSERYQTVFASERGAIAAPTAGLHFTPEILEQVPHKFVTLHVGIGTFRPVKAENVVDHKMHAEWYHMGGETAEAIRKAGRVVAVGTTVVRTLESVARDTPRDQFTEASGDTDIFIYPPYQFGAVDALLTNFHLPKSTLLMLVSAFAGKELMMEAYRQAVEERYRFFSYGDCMLIL encoded by the coding sequence CTGCGTACCGACGACTTTGACTACGAGTTGCCTGAAGAACTGATTGCCTCGCGGCCACCCGAGCGGCGTGAAGAGTCGCGCATGCTGGTGGTGAATCGGGCTAAAGGAACCATCGAGCACCGACGGTTTGCCGAGTTTCCTTCGTTCATCCGTCAGGACGACTTGTGTGTGTTCAACAACACACAGGTGGTGCCGGCGCGCTTCTTCTCCAACGATGGCAAGATCGAGTTGGTCTGGCTTGAAGACGTGGCGGAGAACACATGGCGCTGCATGGTGCGTCCGGGCAAGAAGATGAAGGTCGGACGCACGGTCGAGATCGGTGACGCGGTTGGTACTGTGATCGAGGTGCGCGACAACGGTGACCGCATCGTCCGCTTCGACCGCGAAGTGGATTTGAACCGGGGCGAGCTCGCGCTGCCGCACTACATGGGGCGCGATAGTGATTCCATCGACAGCGAGCGTTATCAGACTGTTTTTGCCAGCGAGCGCGGGGCCATCGCCGCACCAACGGCCGGGCTGCACTTTACACCTGAAATCCTGGAGCAAGTGCCACACAAGTTTGTGACACTGCATGTGGGGATCGGGACCTTCCGTCCGGTGAAGGCGGAAAACGTGGTCGACCACAAAATGCACGCCGAGTGGTACCACATGGGGGGCGAAACCGCCGAAGCGATCCGCAAGGCGGGCCGCGTGGTGGCGGTAGGGACCACCGTGGTGCGGACGCTGGAGTCGGTCGCCCGCGACACGCCGCGTGACCAGTTCACCGAAGCTTCGGGTGATACGGATATCTTCATCTACCCGCCGTATCAGTTCGGCGCGGTTGACGCGCTGCTGACCAACTTCCACCTGCCGAAGTCGACATTGCTGATGCTGGTGAGTGCGTTTGCCGGCAAGGAGTTGATGATGGAAGCGTATCGTCAGGCGGTCGAGGAACGCTATCGCTTCTTCAGCTACGGCGACTGCATGTTGATCTTGTGA
- a CDS encoding TolC family protein gives MNRLILVLVLLAGGLCMPGGVAGEPALVVSPGTVTELVRRGNPDLVVARARIAEAHGRLTGAGRLANPELEFEMRHDPSFGDGEVAIELSQRIPLTRRLALEKAVGAGDLEVARAEVAALERELVAEARGLLVDVIILRDQRALREDQAKVSRSLAEFVRRVAERGEGSVIDAGQARLDATQLASEIRQLDAEEVAALGRLKRLLGVAAEASLRVGGALPALDEVPVTAGESTHPDLRVAELEADVAGRGVELEKARRLDDVEVGLIGGVERISGGSDEALLGLRVSLPLPWWNRNEGAIEEAAARHQRALHEVDALEATISGEVATARAEMREWKALADEIGGTLLPMADEQTRLADAAFRNGQGDLQAVLRARKQLIQLSVTRLDAVRQFHHARVRLMAAIGR, from the coding sequence ATGAATCGATTGATCCTTGTTTTAGTTTTGCTTGCGGGTGGTCTCTGCATGCCTGGTGGCGTGGCGGGAGAACCTGCATTGGTGGTGTCTCCGGGGACGGTGACGGAGTTGGTGCGTCGTGGGAACCCTGACCTGGTAGTGGCTCGGGCGCGGATTGCCGAAGCGCATGGGCGGTTGACGGGAGCGGGGCGATTGGCCAACCCGGAGCTCGAGTTCGAGATGCGTCATGACCCATCGTTTGGCGATGGGGAGGTGGCGATTGAGTTGTCGCAGCGGATTCCGTTGACGCGGAGGTTGGCACTGGAGAAAGCGGTGGGTGCGGGTGACCTGGAAGTGGCGCGGGCCGAGGTAGCGGCGTTGGAGCGGGAGCTTGTGGCGGAGGCGCGCGGGTTGTTGGTCGACGTGATCATCCTGCGTGACCAGCGCGCGTTGCGTGAGGATCAGGCGAAGGTTTCGCGTAGTCTGGCGGAGTTTGTGCGGCGGGTGGCGGAGCGAGGCGAGGGCTCGGTGATTGATGCGGGGCAGGCACGGCTTGATGCGACGCAGCTTGCCAGTGAAATCCGGCAATTGGATGCGGAAGAAGTGGCGGCGCTCGGGCGACTCAAGCGCTTGTTGGGCGTGGCTGCCGAGGCGTCGCTGCGGGTGGGGGGGGCGTTGCCTGCGCTTGATGAGGTGCCCGTCACAGCCGGGGAATCGACGCATCCCGACCTGCGGGTGGCGGAGCTGGAGGCGGATGTGGCCGGGCGTGGTGTGGAGTTGGAGAAAGCCCGACGGCTCGATGACGTGGAGGTTGGTTTGATCGGCGGGGTTGAACGGATTTCAGGCGGCTCGGATGAAGCGCTGCTCGGTTTGCGCGTGAGTCTGCCTTTGCCCTGGTGGAACCGAAACGAAGGCGCGATCGAGGAAGCTGCCGCCCGTCACCAGCGTGCGCTGCATGAGGTGGATGCGCTTGAGGCCACGATCTCCGGCGAAGTAGCGACGGCCCGTGCCGAGATGCGCGAATGGAAGGCATTGGCGGATGAGATCGGTGGCACGCTTTTGCCGATGGCCGACGAACAAACCCGGCTGGCGGACGCAGCCTTCCGCAATGGCCAGGGAGATCTGCAAGCGGTGCTGCGTGCCCGCAAACAATTGATCCAACTCTCAGTGACGCGGCTCGACGCGGTGCGCCAGTTCCATCATGCGCGGGTGCGGCTGATGGCAGCGATTGGTCGCTAG
- a CDS encoding class I SAM-dependent methyltransferase, which translates to MRLLVFALLSLLLLPCWWVGVWLYIVPVWRQRGKVSGTTYEPFTTRLLMHLIGTRDDPLIAQLAGHLPACSPSTLRWFILPQVWICKVSGFIPTPLRFPPPEHASLNCLVSARCEFLDRSLSKHLPHCKQLVILGAGWDTRAYQADASLDLFEVDAPATQAVKRRAIKDSGIPHDHVHFVPCDFESQRWLDALTDHGFNPELPTYVHWEGVTMYLERAAIESTLDQFSQLPQGSILALDYLAEKWLHHTTGGRLTKFMVNAFYGEPFRSGLPADTDSLLKPFGLRILRHQRLHAPGKPPYGGLLTLARRIEPDHKINMQSP; encoded by the coding sequence ATGCGTTTACTTGTCTTCGCTCTCCTCTCCCTCCTTCTGCTCCCGTGCTGGTGGGTTGGCGTGTGGTTATACATCGTCCCGGTATGGCGCCAACGGGGCAAGGTCTCGGGCACCACATACGAACCATTCACCACACGCTTGCTGATGCACCTCATCGGCACCCGCGATGACCCACTCATCGCACAACTCGCCGGCCACCTCCCCGCCTGCAGCCCATCCACGCTCCGATGGTTCATCCTCCCCCAGGTCTGGATCTGTAAAGTCTCCGGATTCATCCCAACACCGCTGCGCTTCCCCCCACCGGAACACGCATCACTGAACTGCCTGGTCTCCGCCCGTTGTGAGTTCCTCGACCGCTCATTGTCAAAGCACCTCCCCCACTGCAAACAACTCGTCATTCTCGGCGCAGGCTGGGATACCCGCGCCTACCAAGCCGACGCATCACTCGACCTATTCGAAGTCGATGCCCCCGCGACCCAGGCAGTAAAGCGCCGCGCGATCAAAGACTCAGGCATCCCTCACGACCATGTCCACTTCGTCCCGTGTGATTTCGAATCCCAGCGCTGGCTCGACGCCCTCACCGACCATGGGTTCAACCCGGAGCTCCCCACCTACGTCCATTGGGAGGGCGTCACCATGTACCTTGAACGCGCCGCTATCGAGAGCACGCTCGATCAGTTTTCCCAACTTCCACAAGGCAGCATTCTTGCCCTCGACTACCTGGCGGAGAAGTGGCTCCATCACACCACCGGAGGCCGCCTGACCAAGTTCATGGTCAACGCATTCTACGGCGAGCCTTTCCGCTCCGGCCTTCCCGCCGACACCGACTCACTCCTCAAGCCATTCGGCCTGCGGATCCTCCGCCACCAACGCCTCCATGCCCCCGGCAAACCGCCCTACGGCGGACTGCTCACACTCGCCCGCCGCATTGAACCGGATCACAAGATCAACATGCAGTCGCCGTAG
- a CDS encoding efflux RND transporter periplasmic adaptor subunit, translating to MKLFNKIFSVAVCAAVVGFAQGAEEALPPGSVMLSDMGAENIGLQTVEADEVSFETTAFAIGRIEEVPSNHAVVSSRIAGRVIEVLALPGDQVEKGQVMLQVESRQPGDPPPVIPLKAPISGMVTQSHTRLGEPIDPSAEVFDVVDLSEVWAVARVPEHLAAQLQVGAQARIRVSAVGGTVFVGELLRFGTQANLESGTIDAVFRVPNPEFKMRPGMRAEFSIVLDARDDVLAVPRDALQGTPTDRFVFIRHIDAPNVYVKTPIVVGEMNDELVEVVSGLFLGDEVVTRGSYPLSYAGGGGVSLKEALDAAHGHEHNEDGSEMTAEQKKAKDAAKQAAAGNGGGGNPLLTRFLMIACGVLLVLLVVSVATRKPRD from the coding sequence ATGAAGTTATTTAATAAGATCTTTTCCGTCGCGGTTTGTGCGGCGGTGGTTGGCTTTGCACAAGGTGCGGAGGAAGCGTTGCCTCCGGGCTCGGTGATGTTGTCGGACATGGGGGCGGAGAACATCGGCCTGCAGACGGTGGAAGCGGATGAGGTGTCGTTTGAAACGACAGCGTTTGCGATCGGCCGGATCGAGGAAGTGCCGTCCAACCATGCGGTGGTGAGCAGCCGGATTGCCGGGCGCGTGATCGAGGTGCTGGCCTTGCCGGGTGACCAGGTGGAGAAGGGGCAGGTCATGTTGCAAGTGGAGAGCCGCCAGCCAGGCGATCCGCCGCCGGTGATCCCGTTGAAGGCACCGATCTCCGGGATGGTGACCCAGTCGCACACGCGTCTTGGCGAACCGATCGACCCGTCTGCGGAGGTTTTTGATGTGGTTGATTTGAGTGAAGTGTGGGCGGTGGCCCGGGTGCCCGAGCATTTGGCGGCGCAGCTGCAGGTGGGGGCACAGGCGAGGATCCGAGTTAGTGCCGTGGGCGGGACGGTGTTTGTCGGTGAGTTGTTACGTTTTGGAACGCAGGCGAACCTGGAGAGCGGAACGATTGATGCCGTGTTCCGCGTGCCGAACCCAGAGTTCAAGATGCGTCCGGGGATGCGTGCCGAGTTTTCCATTGTGCTCGATGCGCGCGACGATGTGCTGGCGGTGCCGCGCGATGCCTTGCAGGGCACGCCGACCGACCGCTTTGTGTTCATCCGTCATATCGATGCGCCGAATGTGTATGTGAAGACGCCGATTGTGGTGGGGGAGATGAACGATGAACTGGTGGAGGTGGTGAGCGGATTGTTCCTTGGAGACGAGGTGGTGACCCGCGGGTCTTATCCGCTGAGCTATGCCGGTGGCGGCGGGGTTTCGCTCAAGGAGGCACTCGATGCGGCCCACGGTCACGAGCACAACGAAGACGGCTCCGAGATGACCGCCGAGCAGAAGAAAGCCAAAGATGCGGCCAAGCAAGCGGCGGCTGGCAATGGAGGTGGGGGCAATCCGTTGCTCACCCGGTTCCTGATGATCGCCTGTGGCGTGCTCTTGGTTTTGTTGGTGGTGAGTGTGGCGACGCGCAAGCCACGTGACTAG
- a CDS encoding efflux RND transporter permease subunit, giving the protein MLNHLIRFSLGHRMIIVVIALLVLVTGTRTATNLPVEVLPDLTKPTVTLLTEAPGYAPEEVETLVTVPLENELMGVSGVTRVRSKSDAGLSLIYVEFDWDADIYQARQFVWERLQLATETLPEGVTPFMTPVASLMGEIMLIGISCPDGSVSPSDLRTEADWTVRQRLKGIPGVAEVLSMGGGVKQLQIQPDPNKMLAHDVTFDEVMTAAEAAAKNTTGGFLTTRAQEIMVRNLGMTTKPADIGRTVVKYVNDRPVTLSDVGEVAWDLEPMRGDAAINGVPGVIVSVTKSPGFDTLKMTDKVNAAIEELQDALPAGVVIEPLFQQSDFINHAIDNLLEALRDGALMVLLVLFLFLLNVRTTFITLMAIPLSFGVTVLVFRWFGITVNSMTLGGAAVAIGMVVDDAIVDVENVFRRLRENAMLAEPKPKLQVIASASGEVRSSIFYATTLIILVFVPLLGLSGVEGRLFTPIAIATMVSMAASFVVSLTVIPVLCSFLLNPKPGKEHRDGLVVRVLKAGFRKTWLKLALDHPVVAITIAGLLFAFAAAVYPTMGKDFLPSFKEETAVVATTAAPGTSLKQTTELSMIGAKMLMQIEGVRNVGYRVGRAERGDHVVPVSTVEFDIDFEQGEDARPRQEVLDEIRETMRGIPGTFSVLSGPLGDRIGHMLSGVPAKVAIKVFGPDLDEIHRIGEQIQKIAKEIPGLEEAKLEQQAPIPQLRIEPDRERAEAYGINVGDLNDQLSVLVGGENVAELYEGQRTIDLVVRLPEAWRESPEKLRTMQIRTASGASVPLYQLADIREATGPNVIMREDTQRRFVVSINPTARDLTGLIKKLEQRVAAEVEIPPGYFLSYEGEFIAQRDAANRILISAVVVLVVVALLLYSYFGTPIFAVQVLADIPLALIGGVLFTWREIDNISIATLVGFIAVTGIAARNSIMMISHYLHLMRHEGEGFTREMIERGTLERLVPVLMTAVSAGLALVPLVMAADQPGKEILHPVAVVIVGGLVTSTVLGLGVTPAVFRLIGRKAALRAVETNAPATQ; this is encoded by the coding sequence ATGTTGAATCATTTGATTCGGTTCTCGCTCGGCCACCGCATGATCATTGTGGTCATCGCGTTGCTGGTGCTGGTGACGGGAACCCGGACTGCAACCAACCTTCCTGTGGAGGTGTTGCCTGACCTTACCAAGCCTACGGTGACGCTGCTCACCGAGGCTCCGGGTTACGCCCCGGAAGAGGTGGAGACGCTGGTTACGGTGCCGTTGGAAAACGAATTGATGGGCGTCAGCGGGGTGACGCGGGTGCGCTCCAAGTCGGACGCCGGGTTGTCGCTGATCTATGTCGAGTTCGACTGGGACGCGGACATTTACCAAGCGCGGCAGTTTGTTTGGGAGCGGTTGCAATTGGCCACGGAAACGTTGCCCGAAGGGGTGACTCCCTTCATGACCCCGGTGGCGTCGCTGATGGGTGAGATCATGTTGATCGGGATCAGTTGTCCGGATGGAAGCGTGAGCCCGAGCGATCTGCGGACCGAGGCGGACTGGACGGTGCGCCAGCGCTTGAAGGGGATCCCCGGAGTGGCGGAGGTGTTGTCGATGGGGGGCGGGGTGAAGCAATTGCAGATCCAGCCGGATCCCAACAAGATGCTCGCGCACGACGTGACCTTTGATGAGGTGATGACCGCGGCGGAGGCGGCGGCGAAGAACACAACCGGCGGCTTCCTGACCACGCGTGCGCAGGAGATCATGGTGCGCAACCTGGGCATGACAACCAAGCCTGCGGACATTGGGCGCACGGTGGTAAAGTACGTAAACGACCGCCCGGTGACGTTGTCGGACGTGGGTGAGGTGGCCTGGGACCTTGAGCCGATGCGCGGAGACGCGGCGATCAATGGCGTGCCCGGCGTGATCGTGAGTGTCACCAAGTCCCCTGGGTTCGACACGTTGAAAATGACCGACAAAGTGAACGCGGCGATCGAGGAGTTGCAGGATGCATTGCCCGCCGGGGTGGTGATCGAGCCGTTGTTTCAGCAGTCGGATTTCATCAACCACGCGATTGATAACCTGCTTGAGGCGTTGCGCGACGGGGCGCTGATGGTGTTGCTCGTGTTGTTTCTGTTTTTGCTGAATGTGCGCACGACGTTCATCACACTGATGGCGATTCCGCTTTCCTTCGGGGTGACGGTTTTGGTGTTCCGCTGGTTTGGGATCACTGTGAACTCGATGACGCTGGGTGGCGCTGCGGTGGCGATTGGAATGGTGGTGGACGACGCGATTGTCGATGTGGAGAATGTGTTCCGGCGGTTGCGAGAGAATGCGATGTTAGCCGAGCCGAAGCCGAAGTTGCAGGTGATTGCGTCGGCGTCCGGCGAAGTGCGGAGTTCGATTTTCTATGCGACCACGCTGATCATTCTGGTGTTCGTGCCGTTGCTTGGGTTGAGTGGCGTGGAAGGGCGGTTGTTCACGCCGATTGCGATCGCCACGATGGTGAGCATGGCGGCGTCGTTTGTCGTCTCGCTGACGGTGATTCCGGTGTTGTGCTCGTTTTTGCTCAACCCGAAACCGGGGAAAGAACACCGGGACGGCTTGGTGGTGCGCGTGCTCAAGGCTGGGTTCCGCAAGACCTGGCTGAAGCTGGCGTTGGATCATCCGGTGGTCGCCATTACCATTGCCGGGCTTTTGTTTGCTTTTGCCGCGGCGGTTTACCCGACGATGGGCAAGGACTTCCTGCCATCGTTCAAGGAAGAGACCGCGGTGGTGGCAACGACCGCAGCGCCGGGGACGTCGCTCAAGCAAACGACCGAGTTGTCGATGATTGGGGCGAAGATGCTGATGCAGATCGAGGGTGTGCGCAATGTGGGCTATCGCGTGGGGCGCGCCGAGCGGGGCGACCACGTGGTGCCGGTGTCGACGGTGGAGTTTGATATCGACTTCGAGCAGGGAGAGGACGCGCGGCCGCGGCAGGAGGTGTTGGATGAGATCCGTGAAACGATGCGGGGCATTCCCGGGACGTTCAGTGTGCTGAGCGGACCGCTGGGAGATCGGATCGGCCACATGTTAAGCGGGGTGCCGGCGAAGGTGGCGATCAAGGTGTTTGGTCCCGATTTGGATGAGATCCATCGGATTGGCGAGCAGATTCAAAAGATTGCCAAAGAGATTCCGGGGCTGGAAGAGGCGAAGCTTGAGCAACAGGCGCCGATCCCCCAGTTGCGTATCGAGCCCGACCGCGAACGGGCCGAGGCCTACGGGATCAATGTGGGCGACCTCAACGACCAGCTTTCCGTATTGGTGGGGGGCGAGAATGTGGCGGAGCTTTACGAAGGGCAACGTACCATCGATCTGGTAGTGCGCCTTCCCGAGGCGTGGCGCGAGTCGCCGGAGAAGCTTCGTACCATGCAGATCCGCACGGCAAGTGGGGCCAGTGTGCCGCTCTATCAACTGGCTGATATCCGCGAGGCGACTGGACCGAATGTGATCATGCGCGAAGACACCCAGCGCCGCTTCGTGGTGAGTATCAACCCGACCGCCCGCGATCTGACCGGGTTGATCAAGAAGCTCGAGCAACGGGTGGCTGCGGAAGTCGAGATTCCGCCCGGCTATTTCCTCAGCTACGAGGGGGAATTCATCGCTCAGCGCGATGCCGCGAACCGCATTCTGATCTCGGCGGTGGTGGTGCTGGTGGTGGTCGCGTTGCTACTTTACAGCTACTTCGGGACGCCGATTTTCGCGGTCCAAGTGCTGGCGGATATTCCTCTGGCGTTGATCGGTGGCGTGCTTTTCACTTGGCGCGAAATCGATAACATCAGCATTGCAACACTGGTGGGCTTCATTGCCGTGACTGGGATTGCCGCACGCAACAGTATCATGATGATCTCTCATTACCTCCATCTCATGCGCCATGAAGGGGAAGGGTTTACGCGGGAAATGATTGAACGCGGAACCTTGGAACGACTGGTGCCGGTGCTGATGACTGCGGTTTCCGCAGGCTTGGCGCTGGTGCCGTTGGTGATGGCGGCGGACCAGCCAGGGAAGGAGATCCTCCACCCGGTGGCGGTGGTGATTGTGGGTGGTCTGGTGACCTCGACGGTTCTAGGCTTGGGGGTGACGCCTGCGGTCTTCCGCTTGATTGGAAGAAAGGCGGCGTTGCGGGCGGTTGAGACCAACGCTCCTGCGACCCAGTAA
- a CDS encoding cupin domain-containing protein — protein sequence MHIQNLADQSPFITKDGSTIRSILDSTNAPVANQSLAEATVPAGTSTDRHYHKLSEEFYFILEGTGTMEIDEVEREVGPGDAILIPAGAWHQITATESLRFLCCCAPPYSHDDTYFE from the coding sequence ATGCATATCCAAAACCTGGCCGACCAGTCTCCCTTCATCACCAAAGACGGCTCGACCATCCGCAGCATCCTGGATTCCACCAACGCACCGGTGGCCAACCAAAGCCTCGCCGAGGCCACCGTGCCCGCCGGCACCTCCACCGACCGGCATTACCACAAGCTTTCAGAAGAGTTCTACTTCATCCTCGAAGGCACCGGCACCATGGAGATCGATGAAGTTGAACGTGAGGTCGGCCCGGGCGATGCCATTCTCATCCCCGCCGGAGCATGGCACCAGATCACCGCCACAGAATCACTGCGATTCCTCTGCTGCTGCGCGCCGCCCTATTCCCACGACGACACCTATTTCGAATAA
- a CDS encoding C39 family peptidase, with product MIFAGTSCSSVARTSKGDAFAARYADFTYCGVDAVKQSNQTSCGAASLAAVMSYWGKSTSEQKILTASPPTEATGYNLGELRDHAAKSGFHAFVIGSEEGQAAATKLRDHLGKGRPVIVAWECPFGRYFQKLPVVESLDSRTISPLRGWQGVLKKHFVVVIGFSDDLQRWLVMDPAYGIVSVDRGDFVTFWRGGSFAMLLIAP from the coding sequence TTGATCTTCGCTGGAACCTCATGCTCGAGCGTCGCCCGCACCTCAAAAGGCGACGCATTCGCCGCCCGCTACGCGGACTTCACCTACTGCGGGGTCGATGCCGTAAAACAATCCAACCAAACCAGCTGCGGCGCAGCATCCCTCGCGGCCGTCATGTCCTACTGGGGGAAATCGACCAGCGAACAGAAAATCCTCACAGCCTCCCCCCCTACGGAAGCAACCGGCTACAACCTGGGCGAGCTGCGCGACCACGCTGCGAAGTCCGGGTTCCACGCCTTCGTTATCGGCAGCGAAGAAGGCCAAGCCGCCGCCACCAAACTCCGTGACCACCTTGGCAAAGGCCGCCCGGTCATCGTCGCCTGGGAGTGTCCATTCGGCCGCTACTTCCAAAAACTGCCAGTAGTCGAGTCTCTGGACAGCCGCACAATCAGCCCATTGCGCGGCTGGCAAGGCGTTCTCAAAAAGCACTTCGTCGTCGTCATCGGCTTCAGCGATGACCTTCAGCGCTGGCTCGTCATGGACCCCGCCTACGGCATCGTCAGCGTCGACCGTGGCGACTTTGTCACGTTCTGGCGCGGCGGCTCCTTCGCCATGCTCCTCATTGCGCCGTGA